From the Acetobacter aceti genome, one window contains:
- the groES gene encoding co-chaperone GroES, translating to MTKFRPLHDRVVVRRLTGEEKTVGGIIIPDTAKEKPMEGEVVSVGPGARNEQGQIVALDVKAGDRVLFGKWSGTEVKIGGEELLIMKESDIMGVIAG from the coding sequence ATGACGAAATTCCGTCCCCTGCACGATCGTGTGGTGGTTCGCCGTCTTACAGGCGAAGAAAAGACAGTTGGTGGCATCATCATCCCTGACACGGCCAAGGAAAAGCCGATGGAAGGCGAGGTTGTGTCCGTTGGTCCAGGCGCACGCAACGAGCAGGGCCAGATCGTGGCGCTCGATGTGAAGGCTGGTGATCGCGTGCTGTTCGGCAAGTGGTCCGGCACCGAAGTCAAGATCGGTGGTGAAGAGCTGCTGATCATGAAGGAAAGCGACATCATGGGCGTGATCGCCGGCTGA
- a CDS encoding LysR family transcriptional regulator: MTPYVVEYVLAHLRLLEAVGRLGSFSAAAAELGVTQPNVSRQIGQIERVIGHELFTRGHRGVVLTEAGRLLFEAATESTRRIRDCLGEIAAVEAGRRQIAVVTDYGFGATWLMERLSDFERLCPGVEVQIVTTRNLSETVSGDFRPDVSILFEAGPIRGDDSVFQRKMLFQEEVYPVCSRNYLERHGPFDRLEEIRKAHLLHLKGDGTLWLNWESWFRNEIVDGAQTRNSRLNVFHTFSHFPLLMQSACQDEGIALGWRPLIDKALESGQLVKLWSTPAKSENGYVLTLHRRTSREASAFYQWIIAQAEGRPA; encoded by the coding sequence ATGACACCTTATGTAGTGGAATATGTGCTTGCCCATCTTCGCCTGCTTGAGGCGGTGGGCAGACTGGGGAGTTTCAGTGCCGCCGCCGCTGAACTCGGCGTCACGCAACCCAATGTCAGCCGGCAGATCGGGCAGATAGAACGGGTGATCGGCCACGAACTGTTCACGCGTGGACATCGGGGGGTGGTTCTGACGGAAGCGGGTCGTTTGCTGTTCGAGGCGGCGACGGAGAGCACCAGACGTATCCGTGACTGTCTGGGAGAGATCGCTGCCGTGGAGGCGGGTCGAAGACAGATTGCCGTGGTGACGGATTATGGCTTTGGCGCTACCTGGCTCATGGAGCGTCTGTCAGATTTCGAGCGGCTTTGTCCGGGTGTGGAAGTCCAGATCGTCACGACGAGAAATCTGTCTGAGACAGTATCTGGCGATTTCCGACCTGATGTCTCCATCCTGTTTGAAGCCGGCCCAATCAGGGGAGATGATTCGGTTTTTCAACGGAAAATGCTTTTTCAGGAAGAAGTCTATCCCGTCTGCAGCCGGAATTATCTGGAACGCCACGGGCCATTTGATAGGCTGGAAGAGATCAGAAAAGCGCATCTTCTGCATCTGAAGGGTGACGGTACGCTGTGGCTGAACTGGGAGAGCTGGTTTCGGAACGAAATCGTCGATGGCGCGCAGACTCGGAACAGCAGATTGAATGTATTCCATACCTTCAGTCATTTCCCGCTTCTCATGCAGTCTGCCTGTCAGGACGAGGGCATCGCACTGGGTTGGAGGCCCTTGATTGATAAGGCGCTGGAGAGCGGACAACTGGTGAAGCTCTGGTCGACGCCCGCCAAAAGCGAGAACGGTTATGTTCTCACCCTTCATCGTCGAACGAGCAGAGAGGCGTCTGCCTTTTATCAATGGATTATTGCTCAGGCAGAAGGACGCCCTGCTTGA
- a CDS encoding TonB-dependent receptor plug domain-containing protein, translating to MEFNILLNGTVATALLVSANSVAVAAPDTTHKAGHQSNAEIPHATPHRPAASPKAIKQKDPEQLTVSARRSYARGITETISSEVLSRSVPGTNPQKVLATLPGVMFQSADPQGLDTWSAQFYMHGFLQNQIGMTLDGIPLGDQEFRSLNGLNSTAAIASENVGHITMSESAGAESVASTSNLGGSLEYFSADPNHERHLTTAQTFGSNAAYHTFIRADSGDLNQIGSRFYVSYMRNNTDKWKGGGNQFAQQVNAKFLQPIGQDSRISTFFDWSDKDLYNYQDMSFDMLKNGGYRLDNFVGTPDGYAKAYRLAQSLNNLPGGAIPPGYSRMSDPWDASYYDAVTAERDYLGGLTADFSLTHALRWKTTIYGHGQYRRGGWTSPYLTSPNGAPLAEQINASNTQRYGFTSALTYTIARNDISAGVWYENFHTQIGRYGIEQPLLGEGSPINALGTLPAGYQDFWSQTFNSNSFLTASDGRMEYGGITGLRRNDAVHRAPCRPP from the coding sequence ATGGAATTCAATATTCTTCTGAACGGTACGGTCGCAACGGCCCTTCTCGTATCCGCCAACTCCGTCGCTGTCGCCGCCCCTGACACCACGCATAAAGCAGGGCATCAGAGCAATGCGGAGATACCGCACGCTACGCCGCACAGACCGGCTGCCAGTCCGAAAGCCATCAAACAAAAAGACCCTGAACAACTGACCGTCAGCGCGCGACGCTCATACGCGCGAGGAATCACTGAAACGATTTCCTCGGAAGTGCTTTCCAGATCTGTTCCGGGAACAAACCCGCAGAAAGTGCTCGCAACTCTTCCGGGCGTAATGTTCCAGTCTGCTGACCCACAAGGTCTGGATACATGGTCTGCCCAGTTCTACATGCACGGATTCCTGCAAAACCAGATTGGCATGACACTTGATGGCATACCCCTCGGCGATCAGGAATTCCGGTCGCTCAATGGACTGAATAGTACTGCCGCCATTGCGTCCGAAAATGTCGGTCACATCACTATGTCAGAGAGCGCAGGAGCGGAATCCGTAGCCAGCACGTCAAATCTTGGCGGTTCCCTGGAATATTTCTCCGCCGATCCAAACCACGAACGCCACCTGACAACAGCACAGACTTTCGGAAGCAACGCCGCCTATCACACTTTCATTCGTGCAGACAGCGGCGACCTGAACCAGATCGGCTCACGCTTCTATGTCTCCTATATGAGAAACAACACCGACAAATGGAAAGGTGGAGGCAACCAGTTCGCGCAGCAGGTCAACGCGAAATTTCTCCAGCCCATTGGCCAGGACAGCCGGATTTCAACCTTCTTCGACTGGTCCGATAAGGATCTCTACAATTATCAGGACATGTCCTTCGACATGCTGAAGAACGGCGGCTACAGACTTGATAATTTCGTCGGAACGCCCGACGGTTACGCCAAGGCCTACCGACTGGCGCAGTCCCTCAACAATCTGCCCGGCGGCGCTATTCCCCCCGGTTATTCACGGATGTCCGATCCTTGGGATGCGTCGTATTACGACGCCGTCACCGCGGAACGGGATTATCTCGGCGGTCTGACTGCGGATTTCTCCCTGACCCATGCTCTACGCTGGAAAACAACCATTTACGGACACGGTCAGTACAGACGTGGCGGCTGGACATCTCCTTATCTCACTTCACCCAACGGAGCGCCACTGGCTGAGCAGATCAACGCCAGCAACACACAGAGATACGGTTTCACATCCGCATTGACCTACACGATCGCCCGCAACGATATCAGCGCTGGCGTCTGGTACGAAAACTTCCATACCCAGATTGGACGTTACGGCATTGAGCAGCCTCTCCTCGGAGAAGGATCGCCCATCAATGCGCTCGGTACCCTACCTGCAGGCTATCAGGATTTCTGGTCACAGACCTTCAACTCCAACAGCTTTCTCACCGCTTCAGATGGGCGTATGGAGTATGGTGGAATTACTGGCTTACGCCGTAACGATGCTGTTCATCGCGCCCCATGTCGTCCTCCTTAG